From a region of the Mucilaginibacter auburnensis genome:
- a CDS encoding TPM domain-containing protein, with protein sequence MFKKLLIFSSLLLLGLFSFAQDFPAKSNTLVTDYTNTLSAEEKQRLEDKLVAFDDSTGIQIAVVMMRSIGDYDVNEYATELGRRWGVGYKDKNTGIVILVAKDDRKLSIQTGYGMEGQLPDVITQQIRVNEINPRFKADDFYGGLDAGTDAIIKYNKGEYKADAREVKRSEKRDGGGSIGFVVIIVVFILIMIFRRGGGGGGGQVIGRRGSASPFWWMLAGSLMNSGNRGGGGSGWGGGGSSGGGGGFGGFGGGSFGGGGSGGSW encoded by the coding sequence ATGTTTAAAAAACTATTGATATTTTCCAGTCTGCTTTTGCTGGGCCTGTTCTCATTCGCTCAGGATTTCCCGGCAAAATCAAACACCCTGGTAACTGATTATACCAACACGCTTTCGGCCGAAGAAAAGCAGCGTTTGGAAGACAAACTGGTTGCCTTTGATGACTCTACCGGCATACAAATAGCGGTGGTTATGATGCGCTCCATCGGTGATTACGATGTGAACGAGTATGCTACCGAATTGGGCAGGCGCTGGGGCGTAGGGTATAAGGATAAAAACACGGGTATAGTTATACTGGTTGCTAAGGATGATCGCAAACTATCTATCCAAACCGGTTACGGTATGGAGGGCCAACTACCCGATGTTATTACTCAGCAGATTCGTGTTAATGAAATAAACCCTCGCTTTAAGGCGGATGATTTTTATGGCGGACTTGATGCCGGTACAGATGCCATAATAAAATACAATAAGGGCGAATACAAGGCAGATGCGCGAGAAGTTAAACGCAGTGAAAAACGTGACGGCGGCGGTTCTATTGGCTTTGTGGTTATCATTGTTGTGTTTATTCTCATCATGATCTTCCGCAGAGGCGGTGGTGGCGGCGGCGGACAGGTTATTGGCAGGCGTGGTAGCGCAAGCCCGTTCTGGTGGATGCTGGCAGGCTCACTAATGAACAGCGGTAATCGCGGTGGCGGTGGTAGCGGCTGGGGCGGCGGTGGCAGTTCAGGCGGCGGCGGTGGTTTTGGCGGCTTTGGCGGTGGCAGCTTCGGCGGCGGCGGGTCGGGCGGTAGCTGGTAG
- a CDS encoding NUDIX hydrolase yields MSENLKWKLLSSSYIHKGPWATLRTDKCEMPDGRIVDEYYVLEYPNWVNGVAFTNEGKVLMVRQYRHAAGIVSLEIPGGVIDGDEKPEDAMRRELLEETGYQFDKIELLSTVYANPSTANNKTFCYLATGGVKVQEQALDEHEEVVVEQYTIEEVKQLLADNKIAQALHCTGLFYALSKLNKL; encoded by the coding sequence ATGAGTGAAAATTTAAAGTGGAAGCTGCTTAGCTCATCCTATATACATAAAGGCCCATGGGCCACTTTACGTACCGACAAGTGTGAAATGCCTGATGGCCGGATTGTTGACGAGTACTATGTGTTAGAATATCCCAACTGGGTAAATGGCGTAGCTTTTACTAATGAAGGAAAAGTCCTTATGGTACGCCAATATCGACACGCTGCAGGAATTGTTTCGCTGGAGATTCCGGGTGGGGTAATTGATGGTGATGAAAAACCCGAAGATGCCATGCGCCGTGAATTATTGGAAGAAACAGGTTATCAGTTTGATAAAATAGAGTTGCTGTCTACCGTGTATGCAAATCCGTCAACTGCAAATAACAAAACCTTTTGTTACCTGGCCACAGGCGGCGTTAAGGTACAGGAGCAGGCGCTTGATGAGCACGAAGAAGTAGTGGTAGAGCAATATACTATTGAGGAAGTAAAGCAGCTATTGGCTGATAATAAAATAGCCCAGGCTTTACATTGCACCGGGCTGTTTTACGCTTTAAGTAAGTTGAATAAGCTTTAA